ACCGACCTGGCCGAGCTGGACGGCATCCTCGATGCGCTGGCCCAACGCTATCGCGACACGCCGATGGCCGGGCGCACCCATTTGCAGCACGCTCTGCCCATCACCTTCGGCTACAAGGCGGCGGTCTGGCTGCTGATGATACGGCGCCACCGCGAACGGCTGTCGCAGCTGCGTCCGCGCGCGCTGGTCGGCCAGTTCGGCGGCGCGGCCGGCACCCTGGCTTCGCTGGGGGACCAGGGCATCGCGGTGCACGAGGCGCTGATGCAAGAGCTCGGCCTGCATGCCGCGCCGGTAACCTGGCACGTGGCACGCGACGGCCTGGCGGAAACCATCCAGTTCCTGGGATTGGTGACGGGCTCGCTGGGCAAGATCGCCCTGGACGTCATGCTGATGATGACCAACGAGCTTGCCGAGGCCTTCGAGCCCTTCGTCAAAAGCCGCGGGGCGTCCAGCACCATGCCGCAAAAGCGCAATCCGATTTCCTGCGAGCTGATGCTTAGCGCATCCAAGGTGGTGCGGCAACACGCCGGCCTGGCGCTGGATGCCATGGTGCAGGACTTCGAACGCGCCACCGGGCCGTGGCACATCGAATGGTCCGCCATCCCAGAATCCTTCGTGCTGACCGCTGGCGCACTGCGCCAGGCCAAATTCATGCTGGGCGGCCTGGAAGTGGATACGCAGCGCATGCGCCGCAACCTGGACCTGACCGGCGGCCTGATCGTCGCCGAAGCGGTGATGATGGGACTCGCGCCCCATCTGGGCCGCCAGACGGCGCACGACGTGGTCTACGACGCGTGCCGGGTGGCGCTGGCCGGGCAGCAGCCCCTAGCGGAGGTACTGGCGCGCGAGGCGCGGGTTACCGCCCACCTGGACCGCGCCGCCATCGACAGGCTGTGCGATCCGGCCAATTACCTGGGGGCCGCGCCCGCGATGGTGGACCGGATGCGGGGAACCGCCGTCCGCTAGCGAAACAGGCCGGCCGTCCGGGCGGCGCCCCGGCCGTCGGCGGCCGACAACCACGCCGCGCATCCCGCCAGCGCCCCCTGCCCGCCGACGTACATCGCGCCATGACGGTAAAACCGCCAGGCGTCCAGCCCGTCGTCGCCGCGCAGCACCCATACGGCGCCGGATGGATCTGTCCAGGCAACGCGCGCGCGCGTGTCCTCCAGCGCCCGCCACATCGCGGCCCCCGAAGCCCCGGGGCGCAGGACCACCGTCAGCGTGTCCCCGCCGCCGCGCAACGGCAACAGGTTCATCGTACCGGCGACAAGGCAGGCGCCGGCCAGCCCCAGCGCCACGCCCGCCCGCGGCGGCGCGCCGCCGGGACGCCGCCGCATCCACCACCCCACGGCCAGCGGGACCAGGCCGAACAGCGCCAGCCAGGCCAGATCCCAGGCCAGCGGATAGGCGCTGTCCATGCGTATCCGGTGGATGCGCGTGATCCAATGCGACAAC
Above is a genomic segment from Bordetella genomosp. 11 containing:
- a CDS encoding class-II fumarase/aspartase family protein; translated protein: MPISVIESTVFKDMFGTAAMRAVFDDAATLRRYVETEVALARVQAGLGIIPRAAADAIAARADASRLDMEVLKHETEIVGYPILPLVHQLARMCGPEGEYLHWGATTQDIMDTATVLQVREALDLIDTDLAELDGILDALAQRYRDTPMAGRTHLQHALPITFGYKAAVWLLMIRRHRERLSQLRPRALVGQFGGAAGTLASLGDQGIAVHEALMQELGLHAAPVTWHVARDGLAETIQFLGLVTGSLGKIALDVMLMMTNELAEAFEPFVKSRGASSTMPQKRNPISCELMLSASKVVRQHAGLALDAMVQDFERATGPWHIEWSAIPESFVLTAGALRQAKFMLGGLEVDTQRMRRNLDLTGGLIVAEAVMMGLAPHLGRQTAHDVVYDACRVALAGQQPLAEVLAREARVTAHLDRAAIDRLCDPANYLGAAPAMVDRMRGTAVR
- a CDS encoding DUF2243 domain-containing protein; amino-acid sequence: MDGIVSRRSAVTRYSGSYSWAGYTLGFAMSGFFDGILLHQILQWHHLLSGLQDARFRDLRIQILADGLFHAAMYVIALAGFYMLYRARADLSLPRAGRRLMANFWIGFGVWHVLDAVLSHWITRIHRIRMDSAYPLAWDLAWLALFGLVPLAVGWWMRRRPGGAPPRAGVALGLAGACLVAGTMNLLPLRGGGDTLTVVLRPGASGAAMWRALEDTRARVAWTDPSGAVWVLRGDDGLDAWRFYRHGAMYVGGQGALAGCAAWLSAADGRGAARTAGLFR